The genomic DNA GTCTGGTGAATCGTTTTGGAGTCAAGAGTTTGGAGGAAGTCTTTTCTGTGCTTCTTGGTTCGTGAAGATCACATTCTTGAATTTATCGAGAACTCACCAAGAGGCAAAACGCGTTAACTAATCATTCGTTTGGGGCAGAAACGTTTTGCCTTTCAAGGGTATCCCGCAAAGACGTGGGGACATCATGTGAACCTATCCGGGGGATGGATGATCCGGATTCACATTCTTTCTTCAATTTCCGCCCGCATCATTCTGGCGCTGGAGCAATCATTCGATCAGGGAATTCTGCTCGCTTTGCACCTTCTGGACTCCGTTGATTTGAGCCATGATTCCGTTTGAAGCCGAGAGGAATGGCGAGGCCGTTTGTTCGTTTGAGTTCTTCGTAGAGTTGCTTACGCATTCTGTTGACGATCGGTTTCATCGATGGCTGAAAGATGAGGTTCTTCGTTTCTTGAGGATCAGCTTTGATGTCGTAAAGTTCATCGATGTCGTACACACCTTGATACTGAATCAGCTTGAAGTTGCTGTCGCGCAGGGCAAATGTCGTCGGTGTTTGAGGGAAGCTCGGTTCCCAGTAATACTCATAGAGAAACGTTTTACGAGTGTTCTTGGAGCTCTCTGGTTTTTGCAACAGCGGTGCGAAGCTCACGCCGTCGATCTCCTTTGGGATTGGGGAGTGGCTCAGTTCCAGTACGGTTGGTGCCAGATCGATGTTCGAGACGATTGCATCACATCTCTTTCCCTCAGCGACGTACTTCGGAGCAAAGGCGAGTAGCGGAATTCGGATCGATTCTTCGTATGCACAACGTTTGTCGATGAGGCCATGCTCTCCCCACAAGTGGCCACCATCGCTAGTGAAGAAGATGATTGTATTTTCCTCAAGCCCCTGCTCTTTTAATGACTTGCGGACTGCTGCGAGGCTCTCGTCAATTGAGAGGATCATCTCGCAATAATGCTTGTACATCTCTTCGATGCTTTGGCCGGATCGTCCATGGTAAGGAAACTCTACACCGTGCCAGCTATTGCGTTGATCAAGGACCCACATCGGTTTGTCGAGTCGGTTTACCGAAGTGTTCGCCATTGTTTGCGGCGGTTCCCAGGCAGCTTCTTTGTAGCGATCACGATGGCGTGCAGCGGGATCGTAAAGTCCGTGGACTCCTTTATGCGACAGGTAGAGCAGGAAAGGTTTCGTTTTGTCTTGTTGTGCCAGCCAGTCAACGGAATAGTCCGTCAACTCATCCGTCATGTACTTTTTTCTGGCGACACGCTCACCATTGACGTTGATCTTTTGTTTTTCAGGCTGATAAGTCCCCTGCCCTAAAAAACTGACCCAATGATCGAATCCGGGACGCGGGGCGTCGCTGGACCCTCCCATGTGCCACTTCCCGATGAATGCGGTTTCGTAACCATTCGTCTGCAAAATCTGAGGGAAAGTGATTGTCCCTTTTCGCATCAGGTCGGCGTTGTCGACAACCTTATGGTTGTGCATGTACTGGCCAGTCAGGAACGACGCTCGCGAAGGAGAACATAATGACGTCGTGACGAACGCATTTGTAAACTGCATCCCTTCTTGAGCCATCTTGTCCAGAGCTGGCGTTTCGATAAAGGGGTGATCCATAAACCCAAAGGTGTCGTACCGTAAATCATCGATAAGAATGACGACAAAATTGGGGCGCGAGACTTCGCCAAGCGTCGATTTTGCAGCAACACATTGAAGAAGAACCAGCGCAGCAGCGAGCGGATAGATTTGAGATTGCATGAAGAGTTTCTCAAGCAAGCCGAATCGTTTAGCGACGCACTTCGAGTGCGTCGCTAAAGTCATCGTTGAAGAAGTTTGAAATACTTATTTCAGAATCTATTTCAGATTCATCGTCACGGTTTTGAGTTCGGTGTAATTGGCAAGTGCCGCTTCGCCGAGTTCTCGTCCTGTGCCGGACATTTTGAATCCACCGAATGGGGCGGCTGCGTCGAAGACGTCGTAGCAGTTGATCCACACGGTTCCTGCTCGGACAGAACCCGCGATGCGATGAGCTTTCGCGACGTCCCGAGTCCAGACGGCGGCTGCGAGTCCGTAGAATGTTTTATTGGACCGCTCGATGACTTCATCGATATCCCGAAACGGAAAGACGCTTAGAACAGGGCCGAAAATTTCGTCGGTGGCGATGTCCATATCGTCGCTGACGTTGTCGAAGATGGTCGGCTGAATATAGAAGCCTTTGTCCCCTTCTTGAGCTCCGCCTGTGATACAGTTCGCGCCCGCTTGCTTGCCACGCTCGATGTAGTCCATGATCTTGTTGAACTGGTCGGCATCGATTTGTGGACCTTGTGTGGTCGAGGTGTCAAACGGGTTGCCAAGCTTTCGCTCTTGAGCGCGTGAAACGAGTCGCTCCACGAATTTTTCATGAATCGATTCTTCGACAAACAAACGGCTTCCCGCACAGCAGCACTGTCCTTGATTAAAGAACAGCCCGAATTCTGCTCCCTGAATCGCTGCATCGATGTCACAATCAGAGAAGACGATGTTCGGTGACTTGCCACCAAGCTCGAAAGTAGTTCTTTTCAAAGTTTGAGCAGCGTCAGCCATGATCCGCTGCGCCGTTTCCGTTGATCCGGTGAAGGCGATTTTGTCGACGTCAGGATGCTTGACGATGGCTGCTCC from Thalassoglobus polymorphus includes the following:
- a CDS encoding sulfatase family protein; the encoded protein is MTLATHSKCVAKRFGLLEKLFMQSQIYPLAAALVLLQCVAAKSTLGEVSRPNFVVILIDDLRYDTFGFMDHPFIETPALDKMAQEGMQFTNAFVTTSLCSPSRASFLTGQYMHNHKVVDNADLMRKGTITFPQILQTNGYETAFIGKWHMGGSSDAPRPGFDHWVSFLGQGTYQPEKQKINVNGERVARKKYMTDELTDYSVDWLAQQDKTKPFLLYLSHKGVHGLYDPAARHRDRYKEAAWEPPQTMANTSVNRLDKPMWVLDQRNSWHGVEFPYHGRSGQSIEEMYKHYCEMILSIDESLAAVRKSLKEQGLEENTIIFFTSDGGHLWGEHGLIDKRCAYEESIRIPLLAFAPKYVAEGKRCDAIVSNIDLAPTVLELSHSPIPKEIDGVSFAPLLQKPESSKNTRKTFLYEYYWEPSFPQTPTTFALRDSNFKLIQYQGVYDIDELYDIKADPQETKNLIFQPSMKPIVNRMRKQLYEELKRTNGLAIPLGFKRNHGSNQRSPEGAKRAEFPDRMIAPAPE
- a CDS encoding aldehyde dehydrogenase family protein; this encodes MSTAASPEFIVATPKVRKSQLLIGGEWCDSVSGETFGTYHPATEEKITDVAKANAEDVDRAVKAARKAFEEGEWPKMDARERGRLLYKLADLIEENAEELAALETLDNGKPIIDAQTADIPLVIDCLRYYAGWADKITGDTIPIRGDYFCYTRREPLGVCGQIIPWNFPALMVSWKWAPALAAGCTIVMKPAEQTPLSCLRMAELATEAGFPPGVINIVTGYGDTGAAIVKHPDVDKIAFTGSTETAQRIMADAAQTLKRTTFELGGKSPNIVFSDCDIDAAIQGAEFGLFFNQGQCCCAGSRLFVEESIHEKFVERLVSRAQERKLGNPFDTSTTQGPQIDADQFNKIMDYIERGKQAGANCITGGAQEGDKGFYIQPTIFDNVSDDMDIATDEIFGPVLSVFPFRDIDEVIERSNKTFYGLAAAVWTRDVAKAHRIAGSVRAGTVWINCYDVFDAAAPFGGFKMSGTGRELGEAALANYTELKTVTMNLK